A DNA window from Oleomonas cavernae contains the following coding sequences:
- a CDS encoding glutathione S-transferase family protein, with product MVTLYHCARARSFRALWTLEELGLPYELKIMPFPPRARQEGYLDLNPLGTVPSFIDDQGKLMTESAAICHYLVTRHGPTPLAVTPDEADYGPYLNFLHMGEATLTFPQTIVLRYTMLEPEERRLPQAAEDYAKWFLSRLRAAATLIGPEFVCAGRFTAADISFGYALKLAGLLGLAGEFPENIKDYWARISDRDAYRRAEAAEKNV from the coding sequence GTGGTCACCCTGTATCATTGTGCCCGGGCACGCTCGTTCCGCGCCTTGTGGACGCTGGAAGAGCTCGGCCTGCCCTACGAGCTGAAGATCATGCCGTTTCCGCCCCGCGCCCGGCAGGAAGGCTATCTCGACCTCAATCCCCTGGGCACGGTGCCCAGCTTCATCGACGATCAGGGCAAGCTGATGACCGAATCCGCGGCCATCTGCCACTATCTCGTCACCCGCCATGGCCCGACGCCACTGGCTGTAACGCCTGACGAGGCCGACTATGGCCCCTATCTGAATTTCCTGCACATGGGCGAGGCGACCCTGACCTTCCCGCAGACCATCGTGCTGCGCTATACCATGCTCGAGCCCGAGGAGCGCCGCCTGCCGCAGGCGGCCGAGGACTATGCCAAGTGGTTCCTGTCGCGCCTGCGCGCCGCCGCCACCCTGATCGGCCCCGAATTCGTCTGTGCCGGGCGCTTCACCGCGGCCGACATTTCCTTCGGCTATGCGCTGAAACTGGCCGGCCTCTTGGGGCTGGCCGGCGAATTCCCGGAAAACATCAAGGACTACTGGGCGCGGATCAGCGACCGCGACGCCTATCGCCGCGCCGAGGCGGCCGAGAAAAACGTATAG
- a CDS encoding alpha/beta hydrolase gives MEPNCKDDSIDCGEAASMAVRIYRNAQVPAAGALVLHLHGGAFIGGSLNTGRAVSTMLADAGAVVISADYPIASGNPFPRALQSLFNVLKRLYKNRTQWAGKHGRLFVAGEEAGGNLAAALALMSRDQQVPKLSGQILLSPMLDPIMASCSIREAEAGPVGCKWADGWRSYLGTADKASHPYAAPVNASRLAGLAPALVLTAEDDPMRDESLAYARCLAGAGIAVTQQVLPGPSHWPDALGHTAYPEPGWAKDVRDAFARFFTLTTAAAMPVPA, from the coding sequence ATGGAGCCGAATTGCAAGGATGACAGCATCGACTGCGGCGAAGCCGCGTCGATGGCCGTGCGCATCTATCGCAATGCTCAGGTGCCCGCCGCCGGGGCCCTGGTCCTGCACCTGCATGGTGGCGCCTTCATCGGCGGGTCGCTGAACACCGGGCGCGCGGTCTCTACCATGCTGGCCGATGCCGGCGCGGTGGTGATCTCGGCCGATTATCCGATCGCCAGCGGCAATCCGTTCCCGCGGGCGCTGCAATCGCTCTTCAACGTGCTCAAGCGCCTGTACAAGAACCGCACCCAGTGGGCGGGCAAGCACGGCCGGCTGTTCGTCGCCGGCGAGGAGGCGGGCGGCAACCTGGCCGCCGCCCTCGCCCTGATGTCCCGCGACCAGCAGGTGCCCAAACTCTCGGGCCAGATCCTGCTGTCGCCGATGCTGGACCCGATCATGGCCTCGTGCTCGATCCGCGAGGCCGAGGCCGGCCCGGTCGGCTGCAAATGGGCCGACGGCTGGCGCAGCTACCTTGGCACGGCCGACAAGGCCAGCCACCCCTATGCCGCCCCGGTCAATGCCTCGCGCCTGGCGGGCCTGGCCCCGGCCCTGGTGCTGACGGCGGAAGACGACCCGATGCGCGACGAAAGCCTGGCCTATGCCCGATGTTTGGCGGGTGCCGGCATCGCCGTGACCCAGCAGGTCCTCCCCGGCCCCAGCCATTGGCCCGATGCCCTGGGCCACACGGCCTACCCCGAACCCGGTTGGGCCAAGGACGTCCGCGACGCCTTTGCCCGCTTCTTCACCCTGACCACGGCAGCGGCGATGCCAGTGCCCGCCTGA
- a CDS encoding CaiB/BaiF CoA transferase family protein, giving the protein MAPRPRMLEGIRIIDLTSVVFGPYCTQTLADMGADVIKVEPPAGDQFRQAGRPAKTPLMGPCHMTLNRGKRSVALDLKNPEDHKTMADLLASADVYVHNVRGQAMERLGFGYEAVKALNPDIIYVHCVGFGSDGPYADLQAYDDVIQATTGTATLLPRVDGNPRPRYIPSLIADKVAGLHGAYAVLAAYIHRLRTGEGQFVEVPMFEAFTQFMLEEHLFGAVFDPPTSPVGYARQIDPDRQPFPTKDGYISIVPYTDQSWAKVFAVLGKPEVLDDEHLANPILRMKNSALLYQAVAELTPARTSAEWMVALNAEQIPAMPVRDLSDIMADLHLKAAGFFRRREHPSEGAYFEMRPPVRFAAAPDIAIEPAPRVGEHTAAIRAELGLAKKSA; this is encoded by the coding sequence ATGGCCCCGCGCCCACGCATGCTGGAAGGCATCCGCATCATCGATCTGACCTCGGTGGTATTCGGTCCCTATTGCACCCAGACCCTGGCCGACATGGGCGCCGACGTGATCAAGGTGGAGCCGCCCGCGGGTGACCAGTTCCGCCAGGCCGGGCGCCCGGCCAAGACGCCGCTGATGGGCCCCTGCCACATGACCTTGAACCGCGGCAAGCGGTCGGTCGCCCTTGATCTCAAGAACCCTGAAGATCACAAGACCATGGCCGACCTGCTGGCCAGTGCCGATGTCTATGTCCATAACGTGCGCGGTCAGGCGATGGAGCGGCTGGGCTTCGGCTACGAGGCGGTGAAGGCGCTCAACCCCGATATCATCTACGTCCATTGCGTCGGCTTCGGTTCGGACGGGCCCTACGCCGATCTCCAGGCCTATGACGATGTCATCCAGGCGACGACCGGCACTGCCACCCTGTTGCCGCGGGTCGATGGCAATCCCCGGCCGCGCTATATCCCCTCGCTGATCGCCGACAAGGTGGCGGGGCTGCACGGCGCTTATGCGGTGCTGGCGGCCTATATTCACCGCCTGCGCACGGGCGAGGGGCAGTTCGTCGAAGTGCCGATGTTCGAGGCCTTCACCCAGTTCATGCTGGAGGAACATCTGTTCGGCGCGGTGTTCGACCCGCCGACCAGCCCGGTCGGCTATGCCCGCCAGATCGACCCGGATCGCCAGCCGTTCCCGACCAAGGATGGTTACATCAGCATCGTGCCCTATACCGACCAGAGCTGGGCCAAGGTCTTTGCCGTGCTGGGCAAGCCGGAAGTGCTGGATGACGAGCACCTGGCCAATCCGATCCTGCGCATGAAGAATTCGGCGCTGCTCTACCAGGCCGTCGCCGAACTGACCCCGGCCAGGACCAGCGCCGAATGGATGGTGGCGCTCAATGCCGAGCAGATCCCGGCCATGCCGGTGCGGGACTTGAGCGATATCATGGCCGACCTGCACCTGAAGGCGGCAGGCTTCTTCCGCCGGCGCGAGCACCCGAGCGAGGGTGCCTATTTCGAAATGCGGCCGCCGGTGCGCTTCGCCGCGGCGCCTGACATCGCCATCGAGCCGGCCCCGCGCGTGGGCGAGCATACCGCCGCCATCCGGGCCGAGCTGGGCCTGGCCAAAAAAAGCGCCTGA
- a CDS encoding acetyl-CoA acetyltransferase: MSHALTPDRIPVIVGIGEVTDRPKDWTQGLEPLALMAAALAQAEEDAGAGLIARLDSIDIVNQVTWPYAAPAAQLCERLGIAPARAVYGPVGGESPIRYLHEAAGRIARGESTVAAICGAESQSTLGKARKAGIDLPWTPKAEKPARSVRASEFANEMAIRHGVFRPITVYPFYDAATAHHWGQTPDEALAESGGLWSRYSSVAATNPYAWLGRDFTPEAITTPTADNRLIAWPYTKLMVANPTVNQGAALIMTSLGAARAAGIAEDRLIHVWGGAAANEPRDYLARDHFHGSHAQDVVLETALGLANGSGFDALELYSCFPCVPKMARRTLRLGADVMPTVTGGLTFFGAPLNDYMTHAACAMVRRLREGEGVGLLYGQGEFVTKHHALVLGRQPAEADHLTGPYSVQAAADARRGPVPAIVEAAAGKARIETHTVIYDRDGAPTHGVVILRTADGSRTLARVPAADTVGIALLTAPERYAIGLTGEVRQAEDGLLEWRPN; encoded by the coding sequence ATGTCCCATGCGCTTACCCCTGATCGCATTCCCGTCATCGTCGGCATCGGCGAGGTTACCGACCGGCCCAAGGACTGGACGCAAGGTCTGGAGCCGCTGGCCCTGATGGCCGCCGCCCTGGCCCAGGCCGAGGAGGATGCAGGCGCCGGCCTGATCGCCCGGCTCGACTCGATCGACATCGTCAACCAGGTCACCTGGCCCTATGCCGCGCCGGCGGCGCAGTTGTGCGAACGCCTCGGTATTGCCCCGGCCCGCGCGGTCTATGGCCCGGTCGGCGGCGAGAGCCCGATCCGCTATCTGCACGAGGCCGCCGGGCGGATCGCCCGGGGCGAAAGCACGGTCGCCGCGATCTGCGGGGCGGAATCGCAAAGCACCCTGGGCAAGGCACGCAAGGCCGGCATCGACCTGCCCTGGACGCCCAAGGCCGAGAAGCCGGCGCGCAGCGTCCGGGCGTCAGAGTTCGCCAACGAGATGGCGATCCGCCACGGCGTGTTCCGGCCGATCACGGTCTATCCCTTCTACGATGCGGCGACCGCGCATCACTGGGGCCAGACCCCGGACGAGGCGCTGGCGGAGTCGGGCGGCTTGTGGTCGCGCTATTCAAGCGTGGCGGCCACCAACCCCTATGCCTGGCTGGGCCGCGACTTCACGCCCGAGGCGATCACCACGCCCACCGCCGACAACCGCCTGATCGCCTGGCCCTATACCAAGCTGATGGTCGCCAATCCCACGGTGAACCAGGGCGCCGCCCTGATCATGACCAGCTTGGGCGCGGCCCGCGCGGCAGGTATCGCCGAGGACCGGCTGATCCATGTCTGGGGCGGGGCCGCGGCGAACGAGCCGCGCGACTACCTCGCGCGCGATCATTTTCACGGCTCCCACGCCCAGGACGTGGTGCTGGAGACGGCGCTGGGGCTGGCCAACGGCAGCGGCTTCGATGCATTGGAACTCTACAGTTGCTTCCCCTGTGTGCCGAAGATGGCGCGCCGGACCTTGAGGCTGGGCGCCGACGTAATGCCCACCGTTACCGGCGGCCTGACCTTCTTCGGCGCCCCCCTGAACGACTACATGACCCACGCCGCCTGCGCCATGGTCCGCCGCCTGCGCGAGGGCGAGGGCGTGGGCCTGCTCTATGGCCAGGGCGAATTCGTCACCAAGCACCATGCCCTGGTCCTTGGACGCCAACCCGCCGAAGCCGATCACCTGACCGGCCCCTACAGCGTGCAGGCGGCGGCGGATGCCAGGCGTGGCCCGGTGCCGGCGATCGTCGAGGCGGCGGCCGGCAAGGCAAGGATCGAAACCCACACGGTGATCTACGACCGGGACGGGGCACCCACCCACGGCGTTGTCATCCTGCGCACCGCCGACGGCAGCCGCACGCTCGCCCGTGTGCCGGCAGCGGATACGGTCGGCATCGCCCTACTCACCGCGCCCGAGCGCTATGCGATCGGCCTGACCGGCGAGGTGCGCCAAGCGGAAGACGGCCTGCTGGAGTGGAGACCGAATTGA
- a CDS encoding ABC transporter permease, with amino-acid sequence MASIDLGRLEQAAGEGAAHGRRALGFGLGLALPLLLAGGWEVLVQAGLANGRLVPPPSRIAATLWAMAVTGELWAHVGATVSRVASGFLLGGVAGIVIGGAAGYSRLFRQLVDPSLQGLRAIPSLAWVPLFILWLGIFEESKIALIAIGVLFPVYLGVSGAILSVDRKIVEVGRVFRVTGLEMVWRVLLPAILPSVILALRTGLGLGWMFVVAAEIMGASEGLGYLLVDGQQLGKPDQIVAAIIVFALLGKLADAILVALTARSLGWQDAHGGGR; translated from the coding sequence GTGGCGAGCATCGATCTGGGGCGGCTGGAGCAGGCGGCGGGCGAGGGGGCGGCGCACGGCCGCCGTGCCCTCGGCTTCGGCCTCGGACTGGCGCTGCCGCTCCTGCTCGCCGGCGGATGGGAGGTGCTGGTCCAGGCGGGACTTGCCAATGGCCGCCTCGTGCCGCCGCCCAGCCGCATCGCCGCCACCCTGTGGGCCATGGCGGTGACGGGCGAGCTGTGGGCCCATGTCGGTGCCACCGTCTCGCGGGTCGCCAGCGGCTTCCTCCTGGGCGGGGTGGCCGGCATCGTGATCGGTGGCGCTGCCGGTTACTCCAGGCTGTTCCGGCAACTGGTCGACCCGTCGCTGCAAGGCCTGCGGGCGATCCCGTCGCTGGCCTGGGTGCCGCTGTTCATCCTGTGGCTGGGCATTTTCGAGGAATCGAAGATCGCCCTGATCGCCATCGGCGTGCTCTTCCCGGTCTATCTGGGCGTGTCCGGCGCGATCCTCTCGGTCGATCGCAAGATCGTCGAGGTCGGCCGGGTGTTCCGCGTCACCGGCCTCGAGATGGTGTGGCGGGTCCTGCTGCCGGCGATCCTGCCTTCGGTGATCCTGGCCCTGCGCACCGGCCTGGGGCTGGGCTGGATGTTCGTGGTGGCGGCCGAGATCATGGGCGCCTCCGAAGGCCTGGGCTACCTGCTGGTCGACGGCCAGCAACTGGGCAAGCCGGACCAGATCGTCGCCGCGATCATCGTCTTCGCCCTGCTGGGCAAGCTCGCCGATGCGATCCTGGTGGCGTTGACCGCCCGCTCCCTGGGCTGGCAGGACGCCCATGGGGGAGGGCGCTGA
- a CDS encoding helix-turn-helix domain-containing protein gives MLEKRIGASELARAVGVTPTAVWNWQQNDIIPRPHTLSAIAGVLSVTERYLRSGEVEDVEEAVPDIPASAGSETVAEMMDNLRVRIARATGFEVDRIKLNLEFVSD, from the coding sequence ATGCTGGAGAAGAGGATAGGCGCATCTGAGCTTGCGCGAGCGGTAGGGGTTACGCCAACTGCGGTTTGGAATTGGCAACAGAATGATATTATTCCGAGGCCGCACACGCTTTCGGCGATTGCAGGCGTATTGAGCGTTACAGAGAGATACTTGCGCAGCGGGGAGGTTGAAGATGTTGAGGAAGCGGTCCCTGATATCCCAGCGTCCGCCGGATCGGAGACAGTTGCCGAGATGATGGATAATCTCAGAGTTAGGATCGCCCGTGCTACAGGATTTGAAGTTGATCGTATCAAATTGAATTTAGAATTTGTGTCCGATTGA
- a CDS encoding LysR family transcriptional regulator, whose amino-acid sequence MDQLAAMRSFVRVVEAGTFTRAADLLEMPKPTVTKLIQGLEAHLNTKLLNRTTRSVTVTADGAAYYERVVRLLNDLDEIDGGMTVSQSKPKGKLRVDVPGSIAHLVIIPALPAFHAAYPEIQLDLGVSDRRADLLTENVDCVVRVGELSDTSLIARRVGEMTTVTCAAPAYIASHGAPTHPRDLEREHQVVGFFTARAGRSVPFNFVRGAERLEINGRCAVAVNEGKAYLLAGLVGLGVLQVPVFMARCYLKSGELVPVMPDWQSEAKPLHVVYPPNRHLSNKVRVFVDWVAGLFAREDFGSQRL is encoded by the coding sequence ATGGACCAGCTCGCCGCCATGCGGTCGTTCGTTCGGGTGGTGGAGGCTGGCACCTTCACCCGCGCCGCCGACCTGCTCGAAATGCCCAAGCCCACGGTGACCAAGCTGATCCAGGGGCTGGAGGCGCATCTCAATACCAAACTGTTGAACCGGACGACGCGCAGCGTGACCGTCACCGCCGACGGCGCCGCCTATTACGAGCGGGTGGTGCGCCTGCTGAACGACCTCGACGAGATCGACGGCGGCATGACCGTGTCCCAGAGCAAGCCCAAGGGCAAGCTGCGGGTCGATGTCCCGGGCAGCATCGCCCATCTGGTGATCATCCCGGCCCTGCCCGCCTTCCATGCGGCCTATCCCGAGATCCAGCTCGACCTCGGCGTTTCCGACCGGCGGGCCGACCTCTTGACCGAGAATGTCGACTGCGTGGTGCGTGTGGGCGAGTTGAGCGACACCTCGCTGATCGCCCGGCGGGTGGGGGAGATGACCACCGTGACCTGCGCGGCGCCCGCCTACATCGCAAGCCACGGCGCGCCCACGCACCCCAGGGACCTGGAGCGCGAGCACCAGGTGGTGGGCTTCTTTACCGCCCGTGCCGGCCGTTCCGTACCCTTCAACTTCGTGCGCGGTGCCGAACGCCTGGAGATCAACGGCCGCTGTGCCGTCGCCGTCAACGAAGGCAAGGCCTACCTGCTGGCCGGGCTGGTCGGCTTGGGCGTGCTCCAGGTGCCGGTGTTCATGGCGCGCTGCTATCTGAAATCCGGCGAACTGGTGCCGGTGATGCCCGATTGGCAATCGGAAGCCAAGCCGCTGCATGTGGTCTATCCACCCAACCGGCACCTGAGCAACAAGGTCCGCGTCTTCGTCGACTGGGTCGCTGGCCTGTTCGCCCGGGAAGATTTCGGTTCGCAGCGGTTGTGA
- the dinB gene encoding DNA polymerase IV: MVQADGRKIIHIDMDAFYASVEQRDNPELRGKPLAVGGSSLRGVVAAASYEARKFGVRSAMPSVTAKRQCPELIFVRPRFDVYKGVSRQIREIFAQYTPLIEPLSLDEAYLDVTTNLKNMASATLIAQEIRAQILSETGLTASAGISYNKFLAKQASDHNKPNGQYVITPGMGAAFAEALPVAKFHGVGRVTAAKMNKLGLFTGADLKAQSLEFLQRHFGKAGPHYYAISRGQDARQVVPDRPRKSIGSETTYFQDLREPAAVEAGVLGQAAEVWEYCEKTGVTGRTVTVKIKYADFQQSTRSHTVAVPVIDRATLEAVSVDLVRSIYPLPKPIRLLGVSLSNLSTEEREETEQLPLDLG, from the coding sequence ATGGTTCAGGCAGACGGCCGCAAGATAATCCACATCGACATGGACGCGTTCTATGCCTCGGTGGAACAGCGCGACAACCCCGAGCTGCGCGGCAAGCCGCTGGCGGTGGGCGGCTCGTCCCTGCGCGGCGTGGTCGCCGCCGCCAGCTACGAGGCGCGCAAGTTCGGCGTCCGCTCGGCCATGCCCTCGGTCACCGCCAAGCGCCAGTGCCCGGAACTGATCTTCGTCCGCCCGCGCTTCGACGTCTACAAGGGCGTCTCGCGCCAGATCCGGGAAATCTTCGCCCAGTACACGCCGCTGATCGAACCCCTGTCGCTGGACGAGGCCTACCTCGACGTCACCACCAACCTGAAGAACATGGCCTCCGCCACCTTGATCGCCCAGGAGATTCGCGCCCAGATCTTGAGCGAGACCGGCCTGACCGCCTCGGCCGGCATCTCCTACAACAAGTTCCTGGCCAAGCAGGCCTCCGACCACAACAAGCCCAATGGGCAATATGTGATTACGCCCGGCATGGGCGCGGCCTTTGCGGAAGCCCTGCCGGTGGCCAAATTCCACGGCGTGGGCCGGGTGACCGCGGCCAAGATGAACAAGCTGGGCCTCTTCACCGGGGCGGATTTGAAGGCGCAGAGCCTGGAATTCCTGCAACGCCATTTCGGCAAGGCCGGCCCCCACTACTACGCCATCTCGCGCGGCCAGGATGCCCGCCAGGTGGTGCCCGACCGGCCGCGCAAGTCGATCGGCTCCGAGACCACTTACTTTCAGGACCTGCGCGAACCGGCGGCGGTCGAGGCCGGCGTGCTGGGCCAGGCCGCCGAGGTCTGGGAATATTGCGAGAAGACCGGTGTCACCGGGCGGACGGTGACGGTGAAGATCAAATATGCCGACTTCCAGCAAAGCACCCGCAGCCACACGGTCGCCGTGCCCGTCATCGACCGCGCGACCCTGGAGGCGGTCAGCGTCGACCTGGTGCGCAGCATCTATCCCCTGCCCAAGCCGATCCGCCTGCTGGGCGTCTCCCTCTCGAACCTCTCCACCGAGGAACGCGAAGAGACCGAGCAGTTGCCGCTGGATTTGGGGTAA
- the ssuD gene encoding FMNH2-dependent alkanesulfonate monooxygenase, with amino-acid sequence MSAANEVTPLAPVEAATKANVFWFLPTHGDGRYLGTSQGGRAVDLEYLKAIAQAADRLGYYGVLIPTGKSCEDSWLVASAMVSVTQKLRYLVAVRPGLQPPTLAARMTATLDRLSGGRALINVVTGGDPVENAGDGIFLSHAERYEVTREFLDVYKRLLAGETVDFKGKHVHVEGAQLLFPPHQAGGPPLYFGGSSPQANQVAAETVDKYLTWGEPPAQVAEKIRKQKALADALGRKVTFGIRLHVIVRETNAEAWAAADRLIEHVDDNTIAAAQKIFARMDSEGQRRMSALHGGRRDKLEVSPNLWAGVGLVRGGAGTALVGDPQTVAQRMREYMDIGIDSFILSGYPHLEEVYRFAELVFPLLPLAHDAPAARPASVNTGPFGETIANDIRPTVRQASSS; translated from the coding sequence ATGAGTGCTGCAAACGAGGTAACGCCGCTGGCCCCGGTCGAGGCGGCGACCAAGGCCAATGTCTTCTGGTTCCTGCCCACCCATGGCGACGGCCGGTACCTGGGCACGTCGCAGGGTGGGCGTGCCGTCGATCTCGAATACCTGAAGGCGATCGCCCAGGCGGCCGATCGGCTCGGCTATTACGGCGTGCTGATCCCCACCGGCAAGTCGTGCGAGGATTCCTGGCTGGTTGCCTCGGCCATGGTGTCGGTGACGCAGAAGCTGCGCTACCTGGTCGCCGTGCGCCCGGGCCTGCAGCCGCCGACCCTGGCCGCGCGCATGACCGCGACCCTGGACCGCCTCTCCGGCGGCCGTGCCCTGATCAATGTGGTGACCGGGGGCGACCCGGTGGAGAATGCCGGCGACGGGATTTTCCTGTCCCATGCCGAACGCTACGAGGTGACGCGCGAGTTCCTGGATGTCTACAAGCGCCTGCTGGCGGGCGAGACGGTGGACTTCAAGGGCAAGCATGTCCATGTCGAAGGCGCGCAACTGCTGTTCCCGCCGCACCAGGCCGGCGGCCCGCCGCTGTACTTCGGCGGTTCCTCGCCGCAAGCCAACCAGGTCGCGGCCGAGACGGTCGACAAATACCTGACCTGGGGCGAACCCCCGGCCCAGGTGGCCGAGAAGATCCGCAAGCAGAAGGCCCTGGCCGACGCCCTGGGCCGCAAGGTGACCTTCGGCATCCGCCTGCATGTGATCGTGCGCGAGACCAATGCGGAAGCCTGGGCCGCGGCCGACAGGCTGATCGAGCATGTCGACGACAACACCATCGCGGCGGCGCAGAAGATTTTCGCGCGCATGGATTCCGAAGGCCAGCGGCGCATGTCGGCATTGCACGGCGGGCGCCGCGACAAGCTCGAGGTCAGCCCCAACCTGTGGGCCGGCGTCGGCCTGGTGCGTGGCGGCGCCGGCACGGCCCTGGTGGGCGATCCCCAGACGGTCGCCCAGCGCATGCGCGAATACATGGATATCGGCATCGACAGCTTCATCCTGTCGGGCTACCCGCACCTGGAGGAAGTCTATCGCTTTGCCGAACTGGTGTTCCCGCTGCTGCCGCTGGCCCATGACGCGCCGGCGGCGCGCCCGGCCAGCGTGAACACCGGCCCCTTCGGCGAGACCATCGCCAACGATATCCGCCCCACCGTGCGCCAGGCGTCTTCGTCATGA
- a CDS encoding aliphatic sulfonate ABC transporter substrate-binding protein, which produces MTTFTPTRRHVLAGLAAGAAALPFIRTGRAAALDEIRIDFATYNPVSLLLKEKGWLEAEFKAEGTGIRWVQSLGSNKALEFLNAGSLHFGSSAGAAALIARVNGNPVKSIYVYSKPEWTALVTRKDTGIASPADLRGKRIAVTRGTDPHIFLIRALTEAGLKETDVQLVLLQHGDGKAALIRGDVDAWAGLDPLMAAAEVDDGASLFFRRPDWNTYGVLNAPESFAAEQPGIVSRVLAIYEKARLHALANPAEVAAALVAVAKLPEPVIARQLTRTDLANSRIGATQKETILAAGLALQAAGVIKPEVDVKAVADAQIDERFNLAAK; this is translated from the coding sequence ATGACCACCTTCACGCCCACCCGTCGCCACGTCCTCGCCGGCCTTGCCGCCGGTGCCGCGGCCCTGCCCTTCATCCGCACCGGCCGCGCTGCCGCGCTGGACGAGATCCGTATCGATTTCGCCACCTACAACCCGGTCAGCCTGCTCTTGAAGGAGAAAGGCTGGCTCGAGGCGGAGTTCAAGGCCGAAGGCACCGGCATTCGCTGGGTGCAGTCGCTGGGCTCGAACAAGGCGCTGGAATTCCTCAATGCCGGCAGCCTGCATTTCGGCTCCTCCGCCGGGGCGGCCGCCTTGATCGCCCGGGTCAACGGCAACCCGGTCAAGTCGATCTATGTCTACTCCAAGCCGGAATGGACCGCCCTGGTCACCCGCAAGGATACGGGCATCGCCTCGCCCGCCGATCTCAGGGGCAAGCGCATCGCCGTAACCCGCGGCACCGATCCGCATATCTTCCTGATCCGGGCCCTGACCGAGGCCGGCCTGAAGGAGACGGACGTGCAACTCGTCCTGCTCCAGCATGGCGACGGCAAGGCGGCGCTGATCCGCGGCGACGTCGATGCCTGGGCCGGCCTCGACCCGCTGATGGCGGCGGCCGAGGTGGACGACGGCGCCAGCCTGTTCTTCCGCCGGCCCGACTGGAACACCTATGGTGTCCTCAACGCGCCCGAGAGCTTCGCGGCCGAACAGCCCGGCATCGTCTCGCGCGTCCTCGCGATCTACGAGAAGGCCCGCCTGCACGCGCTCGCCAATCCGGCGGAAGTGGCGGCGGCGCTGGTCGCGGTGGCGAAACTGCCCGAGCCGGTGATCGCCCGCCAGCTCACGCGCACGGACCTCGCCAACAGCCGTATCGGCGCCACCCAGAAGGAGACCATCCTGGCCGCCGGCCTGGCCCTCCAGGCGGCCGGTGTGATCAAGCCCGAAGTCGACGTGAAGGCCGTGGCCGACGCGCAGATCGACGAGCGCTTCAACCTCGCCGCCAAGTAA
- a CDS encoding DUF1272 domain-containing protein: protein MLKLKPNCECCDRDLPPDSAAARICTYECTFCADCAEGVFHGTCPNCAGNLVARPIRPAAMLARHPASTERHLRAQPCATAG, encoded by the coding sequence ATGCTGAAACTCAAGCCCAATTGCGAATGCTGCGATCGTGACCTGCCGCCGGACAGCGCGGCGGCCCGGATCTGCACCTATGAATGCACCTTCTGCGCGGATTGCGCCGAGGGTGTCTTCCACGGCACTTGCCCCAATTGCGCCGGCAACCTGGTGGCGCGCCCGATCCGGCCGGCCGCGATGCTGGCCCGCCACCCGGCCTCGACCGAGCGCCATCTGCGCGCCCAGCCCTGCGCCACCGCCGGTTGA